The Anabaena sp. PCC 7108 region GAAGTGGTCATGGGGAATTACGCTTAGTCAGTTATTGTATTTTACGTCCATTTACCATTCTATCGAAAGCTATAGGTTACAGTGTAGATAGTTCATCTGCCTGAGCGCTGGACTAATAGGTTACAGAAACACTTCTGCTGTGTGAATTGAATTACATCCTAATTCAGGCATTTATATAAGCCACAGCAAAGCGTTCAATTCCCGCTAAATCAGCATGAATAGAAATATTACAATAATTACCATTATTTTCTAATAATTCTCGCACTATATCTGCTTGTCCCGCCATCATTTCAATTAACCACACTCCACCAGGACGCAAATACTGAGGAGAAATATCAATTAAATGACGAATAAAATCTAAACCATCAACACCACCATCTAAAGCCAGATGTGGTTCATGTTTAACAACTTCCGGTTGTAAATTCTGTACTGTATCACTAGGAATATAAGGCGGATTTGATACCATTCCGCTCAACTGACCTTTCAGGAATTCTAACGGTTCCCACCAAGAACCTTGATAAAATTTAATCCGTTCCCCAAAACCTAAATTTTCCGCATTGGTTTTAGCAACCGCTAAAGCTTCTCCACTAATATCAACAGCATGAATTCTGGTATTTGTCAATACTTCAGCTAGTCCCAGTGCGATCGCACCACTACCCGTCCCTAAATCAGCCCAATGTTGCTGTGTAGATGCGTTCCATGGCAAGTCTCTACATTGGTTAGCAGCGGACAAAGCCAAATCAATCAATATTTCTGTTTCTGGTCTAGGAATTAAAACAGCATTTGACACAGCGAGTTTAAACCTGCGCCAAGGTGTCACCCCAGCAATATATTGTACTGGCAAGCGGTCATATAATCGCCTTTGCCATAACTGGTCTAACTCTGTCAAAGACAACTGCGTTTGGATCTGACTACATATTTTAAAAGACTCCAAACGCAGTGATAAACGGTCTAGTCCTGCTATTTCCTGTAACAGCCAGTCTACTTCTATGGGTGAAATGTCATGAGCGATCGCGTCTTGAATAGCTTGATTTCGCCAATGCCAAATTTCTAAACCCGTAACTGGCTGTTGCTTACTCATGCTTAATGTTATTTAGAAGGTAAAGATTTTGGCTTAGGAGCATTTTCCTTGGGTAGAGTTCTGATATATTCTCTAGATTCTGGAGATGGAACCAAGACCACTTGGTTTAGCCATGAATCGTTTTTATCTTTTAAAGTTTTAATCACTCCATCTACATCTATAACTTGAATATCAGCCGTGGGAAACTTCGGCTTTACTTGGTTCAATAACCCTTGTGCATCTTGTTTACTCAAGAATAGAGGAATGGTTTGCTGTTTTTCACTACCCAGTTGAATGGGTACATACCCTTTATCAGCTGCAAATCTGACCGCGAAAACTGGCACGCTTTTAAATTGATCTATTTTTTGACCACTAGCACGCAGTAAGTCCAAAGCCCCTTTCAGTTCTTGTTCTACTGGCTTAAAAGCGAACATAAGGCGATTGGGCTGGCTTTTGGTTTGTTGCAATTGTTGATAAATTACACCTAAAGGCACAGCAGTTACTTGTAGTTTTTTGGCCATATCCTCCAGTTTTGGGTCTTTATTTTTGACATTCCGCAGTTCCTTGATAAAAGCCAAAGCTTCTTGTCGGCTCATATATACACCCGTTACTGAACCGCCTTTTTGCCCATTCTGACCATCGGGTAAATTACGACTTAGGGGTAAACCTTTATCATTAGTAATCAAGTAAACAGGTACTGAGTCTAATTTATCTTTGATTTGTTGTTCTGATAATGCTAGTACGGGAACACTCATACCGAAGACAGTTACCAGCAATGTACTTCCTACTAGACCTAATGTTGCGCCCCAACGAACCAATGATTTCATAACTACTCCTCACTTCAATATCAATAGTTGAATTAACTTAGACAGTCGGAAAAACATGAGAATTTATACAGCAATAACTAGTTTCACCTATCTATTAAGCTATTTTATAGGTAAATAACTAGTAGATTTAGCTAAATTATGTTTAATTGCCTTGTCATTCACTACTAAATGCTGTATGCGCCTATTATATTTCTTCTCAAGGACGGAGTTATGTCCCGGACTCTTGATCAGAACAATGCTATTTTATTGTTTTTCTCAGTTATAGGTGACGCTATGAATAAATAAATCGTTCCAACTGCGATCGCTCAATGTATAGGAAAACGGCGTTGCTGAATAAGGGGATGATTGAGGCTGACGCGGGGACGCGGTGATTATATATTGATGCAGATTCTCAAATTATCCCGCAATTATGCAACACCAGGAAAACTAAGCATTATTACTTTAAATCAAGTATGACATTTTTCCATCTTGATCAACAAAAACCACTGTTCATATTACAGAAAATTTCTAGTTTAATAATATTTATGTTGATAAATCGGGATGACAGGATTCGAACCTGCGGCATCCTGCTCCCAAAGCAGGCGCGCTACCAAGCTGCGCTACATCCCGAAAAAATTGCTCTAACTTTTGGATTACATAACTTTCATTATGTTTGACTCAAGCATTTTCACCATCATATCATACTTAAAGCTGATTGCGAAGCCTCTTACCCAGGAAAAATAATATTCCTTCCTAAATAAGAGTTTTCATGTTGACCAGCTACACGACTGAACTTTGGCTCAACCAACCCATAGTATCACATATTAGGCATCGTAGCTGAATTTTACAATCACAAGCATTTTTTTGAATTAGGGATTAGTGAGGATACCAAAACATCCCTTTAATGCCTTCTGGGTCAGGCATAAACCCCATAGTCCGGTAAAAATCTACCACATGGGGGTCAGCGAAGAGAGTCACATTGCTAATTTCTTCACTCCTCAACTTTTTGAGGACATATTTCATCAATGTTTTTCCCAGACCTTGACCTTGGAAGTCTGGGTGAACTACCACATCCCAGATAGTGGCATTAAAAGCATGATCTGAGGTAGCACGAGCAAAACCAATCAACCTTTTTTGATTTCCTCGTACTTGCCACATGGACGCGACAAGGAAACTATGCTCAATGGCTTTTTTTACTTTTCTCAGAGGACGACGCGACCAACCAACTGCATCACAAAGTTCTTCTAGTTCATACAGGTCAATATCTCGCTCGGTGCTGAAAACAATGTTGTCGTTACCGGCGCTAGAGTTGCCTCTATTTTCTCCTGTATTGTCTTCAAAAGCAGTTGTTTTATTTGTCGCTACAGATTCAGAAGCACTAAACCAAGTTTTCCAAAAACCCATGCCAACGTGGTTCGGTTAAGATGACTGAATTGGTTTCCACTCATTGAGAATGTTGATTCATATTGAAAACAACTGTTACTACTTTTGTCCCTAGACACTTAAAATTTTTTGAGCGTTTCGGGCATTGGAAATGTTAACAGCCGCTTACTGTATGTTTCACACCAATCATTTTTAACTTTAGCATTTTGTTTTCACACTCCCCTAGCTAAAGCACGGGAGATTTTGAGCGAAGATGCACTGCCTTTCGGCTACTGGTTTTTTTTAGGTGGCTGATTTCTTTATCCACTAAAATCAAGATACTATATTTTGACACCGTCCACTCTAAATAAACGGGGATTTTCAAAGAGTTTAGAATGCTTACATAAATTATGTAGAATATGTAGAATTCTCGGTTGTAGCTGGTATGATACCTAACTTCATCCAATATTCTGATGATTATGTAAAGCTGATGTTCAAGCCGCCAAAACGTGAGAATCCAAGAGATTTTAGGTTGCAGGAGGTACAAAATTTAAGCACAAAACCTTATGCTAGAAGACTTTCAAACCTGTTACCTGTTCCCTATTCCCGGCTGTATGACACAGAAGTGGTAGATAATACAGTTTTTAGCTTTAGTTTTAACAAAGCAAGTAAGTCTTACCGCCAACAATGACTTCTGGTTTAAAATCCTCGACACTGGAACTTCTAAAGCGCTTTAACCGAGCGTTTCCCCAATTTTATGAGCAATTTGTTAGCAGTGAGATTCAACTGCAAAATTTGCGCCTAGCATATCGTCTATATAAAACTAGACGCGCAGTTATAGAGATGAAACCGGAGGGCAATAAAAGCGCTCTGCATTTCGCGTACCGGAATCAGTCATTTCTCCTCAGCGATATTTTTGGTGTGTTGGCTGCCTATGGCTTGACTATTCACGGTCTGAGTTTATATGGTCAGATTCGACCACCGATGTTAGTGTTTATCAAACTGCTAGTGTCTCGTGGCAGCAAAGCCTTGACTGAAAAAACAGCCGAGAATGTTTGTCGAGCCATTCGTGAGGCCTTGGGAAGTCGGTTTGAAGTAGAAGAAATGCTGGCAGTTGAATTTAACCTCAATGCCGGCTTAGAGCAAGTACAAACCGAATTCTATGTTGATCCAGTTTTTCATCTTCCGGCTTTAGTGATTGAAGCCGATAATCAACCAGGATTATTTTATAA contains the following coding sequences:
- the prmC gene encoding peptide chain release factor N(5)-glutamine methyltransferase, whose amino-acid sequence is MSKQQPVTGLEIWHWRNQAIQDAIAHDISPIEVDWLLQEIAGLDRLSLRLESFKICSQIQTQLSLTELDQLWQRRLYDRLPVQYIAGVTPWRRFKLAVSNAVLIPRPETEILIDLALSAANQCRDLPWNASTQQHWADLGTGSGAIALGLAEVLTNTRIHAVDISGEALAVAKTNAENLGFGERIKFYQGSWWEPLEFLKGQLSGMVSNPPYIPSDTVQNLQPEVVKHEPHLALDGGVDGLDFIRHLIDISPQYLRPGGVWLIEMMAGQADIVRELLENNGNYCNISIHADLAGIERFAVAYINA
- a CDS encoding Tic22 family protein, with the translated sequence MKSLVRWGATLGLVGSTLLVTVFGMSVPVLALSEQQIKDKLDSVPVYLITNDKGLPLSRNLPDGQNGQKGGSVTGVYMSRQEALAFIKELRNVKNKDPKLEDMAKKLQVTAVPLGVIYQQLQQTKSQPNRLMFAFKPVEQELKGALDLLRASGQKIDQFKSVPVFAVRFAADKGYVPIQLGSEKQQTIPLFLSKQDAQGLLNQVKPKFPTADIQVIDVDGVIKTLKDKNDSWLNQVVLVPSPESREYIRTLPKENAPKPKSLPSK
- a CDS encoding GNAT family N-acetyltransferase, whose protein sequence is MGFWKTWFSASESVATNKTTAFEDNTGENRGNSSAGNDNIVFSTERDIDLYELEELCDAVGWSRRPLRKVKKAIEHSFLVASMWQVRGNQKRLIGFARATSDHAFNATIWDVVVHPDFQGQGLGKTLMKYVLKKLRSEEISNVTLFADPHVVDFYRTMGFMPDPEGIKGMFWYPH